A single region of the Dehalococcoides mccartyi genome encodes:
- a CDS encoding AAA family ATPase, translating to MMKEGDMELLTEIARFEASVDMEKEYRIGWSWRHVRIWPATLSRLFKDGYLDNVFRSNSFTGYKLTDKAKALISANQQVDSGEPPPTTPVNLADDLFTDIIGHEDVKALLKATLLAEKPVHVMLTGPPALAKTLFLWDIEQTFGERAIWLVGSATSKAGLWDLVAEREPKILLIDEMDKMNAVDMAALLTMMEGGRLVRAKRGRELDINNPLKVIAASNRLEKLSPELRSRFAIRKLNAYGRSEFLTVVKGVLVRKEGLSNDIAEEIARKLDGRSQDVRDAIRIARLAPQVGVDRAISLLLEGETGAN from the coding sequence ATGATGAAAGAAGGCGACATGGAGCTACTTACCGAGATAGCCAGGTTTGAGGCATCGGTGGACATGGAGAAAGAGTACCGGATTGGCTGGTCGTGGCGCCATGTAAGAATCTGGCCGGCAACGCTCAGCAGGTTATTCAAGGACGGCTACCTGGATAATGTCTTTCGTTCCAACTCCTTTACGGGGTACAAGCTCACTGACAAAGCTAAGGCTCTTATTTCAGCCAACCAGCAAGTGGACTCTGGCGAACCTCCACCAACAACTCCTGTGAACCTTGCTGATGACCTCTTTACGGATATTATCGGTCATGAGGACGTCAAGGCTTTGCTTAAAGCAACCCTCCTAGCAGAAAAGCCGGTGCACGTCATGTTAACAGGACCACCCGCCCTGGCCAAGACTCTTTTCCTATGGGACATCGAGCAGACCTTTGGCGAGCGAGCCATCTGGCTGGTCGGTTCAGCTACTTCCAAGGCGGGATTGTGGGACCTCGTCGCCGAAAGAGAACCGAAGATTCTCTTGATTGATGAGATGGACAAGATGAATGCCGTTGATATGGCAGCTTTACTGACGATGATGGAAGGCGGCAGGTTGGTCAGAGCTAAGAGAGGGAGAGAACTCGATATCAACAATCCCCTCAAAGTTATTGCTGCTAGCAACCGGCTGGAGAAACTGTCACCGGAGCTGCGTTCCCGATTCGCTATCCGTAAGCTCAATGCCTATGGCCGCAGCGAATTCTTGACTGTAGTGAAAGGTGTATTGGTACGTAAAGAAGGCTTGTCCAACGATATAGCGGAAGAGATTGCCAGGAAACTCGACGGTCGGAGTCAGGATGTCAGGGACGCTATCCGTATCGCCCGGCTGGCACCGCAGGTCGGTGTGGATAGAGCAATCAGCCTTTTACTGGAAGGTGAAACAGGTGCGAATTGA